A stretch of DNA from Tachyglossus aculeatus isolate mTacAcu1 chromosome 5, mTacAcu1.pri, whole genome shotgun sequence:
catcaggttgtcccacggagggggctcacagtcttcatccccattttccagatgagggaactgaggcccagagaagtgaagtgacctgcccaaagtcacacagcagatacgtggcagaactgggattagaacccatgaccttctgattcccaggcctgggctctatccagtggcggagctgggattagaacccatgaccttctgattccgaggcctgggctctatccacactacaccatgctacttctctgtgccatgctgcttgtctgctgtggtgccttgggccagtcacatcacttctctgggcctcagttaccttatctgttaaatgggaatgaagactgtgagccccatgcttgcttgtcaacgcttagtccagtgcctggtgcatagcaagcgcttaacaaataccacaactgttccTTTTAcagttgttattctctgggcctcagttccctcatctggaaaatggggatgaagactgtgagccccacgtgggatgttgACCTTCTccgacttgattagtttgtatccaccccagcgcttcatacagcgcctggtacatagtgagcgccttacaaatcccattttaaagtGGCGGCTATGGTAGAAACTGGGCCTCAGGTAGGGCAGGAACCGGATCTGATCCTATTAACTTGCCCAAGCCTGTAACCgctagtaggtaataataatgatggcatttgttaagcgcttactatgtgccaagcactgttctaacccctggggtagatacaaggtaatcaggttgtcccacgtagggctcacagtcttcatccccattttacagatgagggcactgaggcacagagaagctaagggacttgcccaaagtcacacagctgacaagcggctgagctgggattagaactcatgacctctgactcccaagcctgtgctctttccactgagccatgctgcagatcaatcagtggcatgtattgagcgctgactgcataaCGAGCACTGTgataaacgtttgggagagtatactacatcatcatcaatcgtatttattgagcgcttactgtgtgcagagcactgtactaagcgcttgatgcgcTACATAGGAAGCGCATCGGTCAGTGCCCTCACACAAATGGTTTGTATTTATGATTTCtctcttaataatggcattaattaagcgcttactatgtgcaaagcactgttctaagcgctgcggaggttacaaggcgatcaggttgtccccgggggggctcacagtcttaatccccgttttacagatgagggaactgaggcccagagaagtgaagtgacttgccctgagtcacacagctgacaattggcggagctgggatttgaacccatgacctccgactccagagcccggggtctttccactgcgccacgctgcttgtgttcccatcaatcagtggtatttattgagtgattactgggtgcagagcactgtgctaagcacttgggagagtgcagtatgagagttggtagacatattccagggaagcagcgtggccttgtggcaagaacaagggtttgggagtcagggtcaatggttctaatcccggctctgcctctcatctgctgtgtgaccttgggtaagtcacttcaatcaatcaatcgtatttattgagcgcttactgtgtgcagagcactgtactaagcgcttgggaagtccaagttggcaacctatagagacagtccctacccaacagtgggctcacagtctagaagtcttcacttctctaggcctcagttctctcatctggaaaatggggatcgagcctgtgagctccaggtgggacagggactgtgtccaacctcattaccttgtatctaccctagcgcttagtacagtgcctgccacagaataagcgtttaacaaataccgccattgtgATTATTGGAAAACGGGCCGTGGTCATTGATCCAGAGAGTCTTGTACCACATCTgcccggtgggaagagcccgggatttggagtcagaggtcatgggttcaaatcccagctctgccaattgtcagctgggtgactttgggcaagtcacttaacttctctgggcctcaggtccctcatctgtaaaatgaggattaggactgtgagcaccacgtgggacaacctgatcaccttgtaacctccccagcgcttagaatggtgctttgcacatagtaagcgcttgataaatgccattattattattattattgccaaattTTTATCCAAGACAAATATCCTTAAGGTCCCAAATACATCCAGGTCTcctagcttgtgggcagggaacatggcgaCCAATTCTGTTGGGTCGtggtcattcattcggtcgtatttattgagcgcttactgtgtgcggagcactgtactaagcacttgggagaggacagtagaacaataaagaggacattccctgccctcaatgaactcccagtctagaggagggggagacagacatcatcaatcgtatttattgagcacttactgtgtgcagagcactgtatcaatacaaataaatgaaattatatggtatgtacattgtatcctcccgaggacttagtgcagtgctctgcacagggtaagcactcagtaaataccattcatcatcatcatcatcaatcgtatttattgagcgcttactctgtgcagagcactgtactaagcgcctgggaagtccaagttggcaacatatacagtccctacccaacagtgggctcacagtctaaaagggggaggcagagaacaaaaccaaacataccaagaaaataaaataaatagaatagataggtacaagtaaaataaataattagagaaataaatatgtacaagcatatatacatatatacaggtgctgtggggaagggaaggagggcagtgtgacctagtggaaagagctcaggcctgggagtgagagaacctgggttctcttctcggctccgccacttttctgctgtacgtgaccttggacaagtcacttcacttctctgggcctcagttccctcatctgtaaaatggggatgaagatcgtgagccccatggcgggcagggaccgtgtccaatcaatcaatcaatcatatttactgagcgcttactgtgtgcagagcactgtactaagcgcttgggaagtccaatctgatcagcttgtctaccccagcgctttgtacagtgcccggcacatagtaggagcttaacaaatgccagtaagaAAGAGAATTCCAAGTCCTGTACTCTACTTGGAATTCTGCTTatactgcttgagaagcagcgtggctcagtggaaagagcccgggcttgggagtcaaaggtcatgggttctaatcccggctccgccactggtccgctgtgtgactttgggcaagatgcttcacttctctgtgcccgttacctcatttgcaaaatggggatgaagaccgtgagccccacgtgggacaacccgattaccttgtgtctaccccagcgcttagagcagtgcgtggcacatagtaagcgcttaacaaatactattaattattattacattctcgagcacttagtacgggcctctgcacactgtaaatgctcaataaacatgattgacaacAACTATAGTGCTTAAGTGTTTATTACGAGCCAAACACTTTGCTAAGCGATAGGGCCGATACAGTGCcatcagatacagcccctgccccacagtctaaagacgagggagaacgggcattgaataTCCACTTGataagagggggaaactgaggcccagagtagtgaaataacttgcccacgggcaagtggtggagccggaattagaacccaggtcctctgactcctaatcctgtggtctttccactaagccgtggtgcagagtacagtgttttgcccaccgtaagtgctcagtaaataggactgaatgaatgaatgcatcaaacTGCCTTTGAGCTTGGttttaaaagtgttttttttggttttttgcttTTATTTGTAGGTTTATGGACAAGAAGCTATCAcgtaagttaaatgatttactcgGGCAAGTATGTTGGCAGCGGTATTTCTTTTAACGGTAACTTGAAAATTGAAATAACCCTAGTCCCATCTGAAGGGGCATAAGCTAGTTTGTCCCCTCCGGGTTATAAGGATTTCTGttgtcctaaatcaatcaatcaatcgtatttattgagcgcttactgtgtgcagagcactgtactaagcgcttgggaagtccaagtaggcaacatacagagacagtccctacccaacagtgggctcacagtctaaaagggggagacagagaacaaaaccaaacatactaacaaaataaaatagaatagatatgtacaagtaaaataaataaatagagtaataaatatatacaaacatataaaccaaacgcATAGTTTTAGATAGCAAACCGGAATTTATAGCAAACTTCCtgactattggttttaaagcactcaatcaacccatggtatttattgaacgcttgctgtgtgtggagcactgaatctagtgcttgggagagctcagtaggatagagttggtagacctgttccctgcccataaggggctttcattttttcagttgtatttattgagcgcttacggtgtactgagcgcttgggagagtacaatataacaataagcagacacattcctggcccacaacaagcttacattctagaaagaagcagcgtggctcagtggaaagagcccgggctttggagtcagaggtcatgggttcaaatccccgccctgccagttctcagctgtgtgactttgggcaagtcacttcacttctctgtgcctcagtgacctcatctgtaaaatggggatgaagactgagccccccatgggactacctgatcaccttgtaacctccctagcgcttagaacagtgctttgtacatagtaagtccttaataaatgccattattattattattattattagaaaacgaGCTTACAAGAGGAggtgacatttattaatataaatacatcatggctttggggctgggggagggatgaatttcagtcagtcgtattgaacgctcactatgtgcagagcactggactaattgctcaGGAGGCATAGTACAAGCCTAAGTACATACTAGTACAtagtacatactaagcgcttagtacagtgcaagcgcttagtacagtgctctgcacatagtaagcgctcaataaatacgattgatgatggtagtacaacagaattagcaggcacatttcctatCCATAGGGAGCTTTGAgcataaagggggagaaagacattaatattcattcattcagtcgtatttattgagcacttactgtttgcagagtactgtactaagcgcttgggaagtacaaactggcaacatatagacgtcGTTTATAATATAGTTTAAAGATGGGGGCATAAGTGGTCCgcggtgggagggtggggagaatttcaggtagcctaaggtcacagattgaaatgcagtaggcgacgcagaagggagagggaggcggggaaaacagggcttcatctgggaaggcctcatagaggaGGTGTCACCTTCCAAAGGTTTtgaagattgtctctattgctgacttgtaccttccaataataataataataatggcatttattaagcacttactatgtgcaaagcactcttctaagcgctagggaggatccaaagtgattaggttgtcccacgtggggctcgcagacttaatccccattttacagatgagggaactgaggcacagagaagtcaagtaacttgccccaagtcacacagctgacaagtagcggagccgagatttgaacccatgacctctgactccaaagcccgggctctttccactgagccacgctgcttccaagcacttagtacagtgttctgcacacagttgtaataataatagtaattatggtatttaagtaataataataataatggtatttaagtgcttattatgtgccaggcactgttctaataataatagtaataatgatagcatttattaagcacttactatgtgcaaagcactgttctaagcgctgagcactgttctaagctaactgttctaaatgttaggatagatagaagttaggttggacatagttcctatcccacatagggctccagtcttcatctccacttaacagttgaggtcactgaaccacagagaagtgaagtgactcacccagggtcacacaacagagaagtagagctctgcacatagtaagcgctcaataaatacgattgatgaagtagcagagccaggattagaacccaggtccttccggctcccaggcctgggctctatcccctaggccacactgcttctaagcccctttgtaaataataataacgatggtctccgttaagcacttactatgtgctatgccctgggggagatacaaggtgatcaggttgtcccacatggggctcacagtctcagtccccattttacagatgagggaactgaggcccagagaagtgaagtgacctccccaaagccacacagccgacaggtggtggggccgggattagaacccatgacctggctcccgaacccgggctctttccactgagccacgctgcgtgtacccaccccagcgcttaggacagtcggcatcatcatcaccgtatttattgagcgcttactgtgtgcagagcactgtagtaagcgcttgggaagtacaaattggcaacatatagagacagtccctgcccaacagtgggccagtccccggcacacagtaagtgcttaataaacaccgtcattatggcagatagtaagtgcttagtaaataccgttattactggAGTCTAGTTTAGTAAAGTTTAGAGCTGCCAGCCTATAGCGTAGACTCTGTAAACACCACGGAGCCGTCGATTTGCGCGTTCGTTTCCTTGAACTGAAGGGAAGCGGTCGAGTGGCTTTATTTTCTGAGACCCCTGGGCTTTGCCCAAACGGGCCGCACGTGCCCCGAGCCCCCCGCCCGTGTGTCCCCGGCCTGACCGTGTGCCCTCGGTGTCCCCCAGTGAAGCTGAACGGCGGGCGGCACGTGCAGGGGATCCTCCGCGGCTTCGACCCCTTCATGAACCTGGTGATCGACGAGTGCGTGGAGGTGGCCCACGGCGGCCAGCAGAACAACATCGGCATGGTGGTGAGTGCCCGCGCGGCCGGACCCCCGCCGGCGGAATCCCGCTCAttgtcgtgtttatcgagcgcttactgtgtgcagagcgctgggctaagcgcttgggaagtacaggtcggcaacagatagaggtggtccctacccaacagcgggctcccggtctagaagacgggctcacccatacttcatgctgctgcccggattatctttgtccagaaacgctctgggcatgttactcccctcctcaaaaatctccagtggctcccaatcaatctgcgaatcaggcagaacctcctccccctgggcttccaggctgtccatccatccgtcccctggccccctcctccctcccctcccttctgtccttgtccatcccagcccgcaccctccgctcctccgccgctgatctcctccccgtacctcgttctcgcctgtcccaccatagccccccggcccacgtcctcccccgggcctggaatgcccccaatccctctgcccctccgccaacctcgctctcttcctcccttcaaggccctactgagagctcacctcctccaggaggccttcccacactcagccccttccttcttctctccctcgtccccctctccatcccccccatcttacctccttcccttccccacagcacctgtatatatggatatatgttcgtacatatttattactctattcattttacttgtacatatctattctattattttattttgttagtatgtttggttttgttctctgtctcccccttttagactgtgagcccactgttgggtagggactgtctctatatgttgccaacttgtacttcccaagcacttagtccagtgctctgcacacagtaagcactcaataaatacgattgatgatgggcatCACCCTCAgcggaatggcatttgttaagccctccctctgggccaaaccctgtcctaagcgctgaggtggatgcaaggtaatccggttAGACCCggtccccatttttaaaaatcatggttattccttcagtcatatttgagtgcttactgtgtgccaagcactgtaataagcacttggaagaggacagtgcaacaacagacacattcctgcccgcaatgagctcacagtctcattgtgcttattaagcgcttactatgcggccAGCAATGTTCTAGTGGaacattagtggaaagagcccgggtttgggagtcagaggtcatgggttctaatcccggctctgccacttgtctgctgtgtgactttgggcaagtcacttcacttctctgggcctcagttccctcatctgtaaaatggggatgaagactgtgagccccacatgggacagcctgatcaccttataacctcctcagcgcttagaacagtgctttgcacatagtaagcgcttaataaatgccatcattagcattagTAATCATTAGCATTAGTAATCATTAGCATCATTAGGATGggttcccccttttaggctgtgagcccaatgttgggtagggactgtctgtatatgttgccaatttgtacttcccaagcacttagtacactgctcttcacatagtaagcgctcagtaaatacgattgatgatgatgatgatgattagtatctcccccagtgcttagaaaagtgcttggcacagtcagtgcttaacaaataccatcattattattattattactaaggtagATTACAAGACCAtcggctggaaacagtccctgtcccacatagggctcacagtcttaacccccatttttaataatgatgatgatggtacttgttaagtgcttactatgtgccaagcactgttgtaagcattggggtaagtacaagttcttctgtttggacaccatccctgtcccacttggggctcaccgtcttcatccccattttaaaggcgacggaactgaggccccaagaagtgaagtgatccgcccaaggtcccccagcagacaagtggcggagctggattagaacccagggccttctgagtccaggctggggctctgtctactagactgtcttctactagagaagcagtgtgggtcagtggagagagcccgggcttgggagtcagaggtcatgggttctaattctgactctgccactagtctgctgtctgactggtcaagtcacttaacgtctctgtacctcagctgccTCAACGGTAAtaaggggattaatcaatcaatcaagtttattgggcgcttactgtgtgcagagcactgtactaagcgcttgggaagtacaagttggcaacataagactgtgagccccatgtgagctcccatgagcccgctgttgggtagggactgtctctagatgttgccaatttgtacttcccaagcgcttagtacagtgctccgcacatagtaagcgctcaataaatacgattgatgatgtgggacaacctgattaacttgaatctcccccagcacttagaacagtgcttggcacatagtaagtgcttaacaaatactattatcattattattattattattattattatcattactggaccacactgcttctggcgtTCACTCCGTGTTGTGCTGAGTGCCGGCCCGGCGGTGGTCCAGTTGGTGTTGAAGGCCtctcgactgtcagctcgttgtgggcagggaatgtgtcggcttattgttctgtcgtcctctcccaagcgctcactccagtgcttggcacacggtaagcgctcagtagacacGAGGGATTGATTAAAGTCCACCCTTTGCTGCTACAAACCATCCACcctttttccttttgtttctttAGGTGATAAGAGGCAACAGTATCATCATGTTGGAGGCCTTGGAACGAGTTTGAGAGAGCCTGTCCATCCGCCCATCTGTCCACCCGTCCTTCCTTCCTGTCAAATGTTTTCACAATAAACTTTTGTAATGGTAAAACAAAGGtttctcaatcagtggcatttattgagcgctgactgcatgctgcttctctaatattagagaagcagcgtgtcttagtggcaagagcccgcgcttggaagtgagaggtcgtgggttctaatcacgcttctgctacttgtctgctgtgggacttggggcaagtcacttcacttctctgggcttcagtgacctcctctgtaaaacggggatgaagactgtgagcccgtgattaccttgtatccccccgggcccaagttaataataataatggcatttattaagcgcttactatgtgccaagcactgttctaagcgctggggaggttacaaggtgattaggttgtcccccggggggctcccagtcttcatccccattttacagatgagggaactgaggcacagagaagtgaagtgacttgcccagagtcacacagctgacaactggcagagctgggttacgaacccatgacctctgactccaaagcccgggctctttccgctgagccacgctgtttctaagaggaacaatgcttggcacagagcaagcgcttaaacaaatgccatcattgttattattatcccatcagtagcgtttattgaacatttcctgtgTACAGTGTACagcttagcgctggggtagacacaaggtaatcaagctgacccatgtggggtttacaatctcaatccccattttccagatgatctacctgaggcccagagaagtattagaaaagcagcgtggctcagtggaaagatccccggcttgggagtcagaggtcctgggttctaatcccggctccaccgcttgtcagctgtgtgactttgggcaagtcacttcacttctctgggcctcagttccctcatctgtaaaacggggattgactgcgagccccatgtgggacaacctgattaccctgtatctcctccagtgtttaggacagtgcttggcacgtagtaagcacttaacaaattccaacattattaaggCATGgcatttattctcccccttttagactgtgagcccactgttgggtagggactgtctctatacgttgccaatttgtacttcccaagcgcttagtacagtgctctgcacatagtaagcgctcaataaatacgattgatgatgatgaagggaagcgACTGccagcccacagtgaatttaaaaTCAAAGGGAGTGTATTGTTGTGAATCTGCTCCTAAGTTCTTAATATACTTACTCTGCACGtagttaagtgcttgataaataacactgattaagtgcttactatgtgccgagcactgtacccatcgctggggtagatagaagatgaaaacagtggaacacagtccctgttccccatggggctcacggtctaagta
This window harbors:
- the SNRPG gene encoding small nuclear ribonucleoprotein G, translated to MSKAHPPELKKFMDKKLSLKLNGGRHVQGILRGFDPFMNLVIDECVEVAHGGQQNNIGMVVIRGNSIIMLEALERV